The segment GCCTTGATTATCGCCAATTCCCCTGACTCAACGATAAAAGCCCTTGTATACAATCGACATCGTCCTTCTTACTCGGGCTCACCGGAGCTTGCATAAAATGTTGAACATCATCATCGGGAGCTTTGGTGTTCTTTGCACTAGtttctccatcctcaaaaACCTGGGGTTCAGAATGCGTGCTCTTTCTTCGCTTATTTCCATCGACGCCAAAGTCTGCATGAGTAGGTATACTAGGATTGTCTTGAAGAATCCCTTTCGGCTCTTTGTCACTCTCCTTTGGGATATGAGCAGGTCGCCGGCGCGGGTTTACACCAGTTTGAGACGGAACCCAATTCTCCTTGTCCGAGTCTCCGGATGGAGATCTCATCAACTGATCTTTATCATTAACGGACTGTCTCGATTTCTTAATACCACTCTGCATCCTCGCAACACTTGACGATGCGCGTCCCATTTTAGGTCTCTTCCCTTGCAGATTCGGTCGGGACGGCGTGTTTCGTTTATTGGGGTTAGGTTTCAAAGCACTGCTGCTAGTCGAGCGGATAAGACTAATCGCTGCGATTGCTGAACCACTGGACTCATTTTCCGCCTGAGTGGTGAGTTCGTCACGAGGCTCTCCTTCGGCGCAAAATTCCCAAGTCCGTGCATCACGCGAGCGGCCACTCAGTAAACGAGGCGTGAAAGGGCCATTAAAGGATGAAGATCCGAGAGGGAGAGCACTGTGGCTGCGATATAAGCTTCGCATTCGCTTTAGTGGAATGACGCTAGATAATGACGATGTAGGACGTTCGGCATGTGAGCGGGGAGGGGTGATTTCTCCTTCGACTAACTCTGCTCTACCATCAAGGCCAGTTGAGAGACGCACTCGAGATGTAGCAGCTGGAGTAGTATCCGTTGTGATTCTTTCGGGGCAAGACGATGGGAAGATTGGTCGAGAACTGGGTGTATTTTGTTAGTAGCCCATTTTCCATAGGAGAGTTGGAACTATAATTACATACATGGTGGGAGTTGTAAACATGATACTGTGAGCAGCAACAGGGGTTGAGAATGGGTTCACGTTATTCCAACGATTGGCCAGATATCCAGGAGTGGCGGAAAATGATTGGGATAGGGCGTCCGAAATCGACTGAGAGCGAGTTTCCTTGCTGGGTGTCTCTGAGACCAGAGGGTTATGTTCAGTCTTTACCGGAAGCTTTTGAGTACCTTCTGCAACTTTCTCTAAGGATTTGATTTTAGATGTTGTTTCGGGTGCTGACAGCTCAACATCATGTGAAATTCGAGATTCGTCCTCATTATCAAGTGGTCTTAAAGCCTCGTTCGGCAGAAATGATTCGGCTTGCTCATCCGTTTCCTGGCTGCTACTATAGTTGACAATGGATGCAGGATCAGAAGACAAGGGGTTCAGGCCAAGACCAAAGGCTGCAATCTCATGTGGGAGAAGTGGACGCGACTTTCTCCGATTGATTTGGCGACGGTTTTGGAACCATATCTATGGGGATCGGATGGTCAGTCGGGACGCGTCTCGTAATACAGTAAAATGGAACTCGGCAGCAGCCATACCTGAACCTCCTTCTCGTTCAATCTAACACTCTTGACAATTTCTGCACGCGCTGCTTTGTTCGGTTTGGGGTTTTCCTTGTACTGGGCTTCGAGAAATGCTTGGTCTTCGGGGCTACAGAAATAAACTCATCAGTACGCCACACTTCGTATAGTATATAACAATTGGCATAGAAACAGCAAGTTTAAGCCAAAATTCTCGAACAATATGACCTGCAGATGGCAGATAATGATATAGTCCTGCATACCTGGTCCGTTTCCTTTTCTGCTTTCCGCCTTCCAATTTCCCTTCAGTGTCAGGGGCCTCTTCCTTAAGGGGAACAAATGCGGCAACGTCGTGCGAGGAATTGGCGGATTCTAACTCCTCGTTATTATCTGAGTAGTTGGGGTGTTCCTTTTCTACTTCAGGTAGGCTCCGGGGATCAGATCCAGAATTAGGTTGGGGAATATGTTCAGGGAGAGTTGGTGAGGGAGAGCGGGGTGGAGGCATCGGGGGCAGAGTCGCGTCGTCCATATTAATGATTATTCATACCAGATGGATATGTAAATAAAGGATGGGTTATAGAAAGTAAAATCCTCAATAGcaaaaattccaattccggTGTGGATAAGATGAATTGGGAGGGATGAGGAACTAGGGGAGGAAGATTTGTATGCATGAGTTGAGGTCGACGCGTTTGGGGAACCGCGACGCAAGCGAGACTCTAAAGAATCTAAAGAATCTAAGGAATTTCCACATCTACTACCCCGGAACAAATAATGTTATCATCACGAAGTATGACCAATTAATTTAAATGTTTCATGCAgttcaaattcaattgatcaaaaCTTTGAAGGTTCGTCAATATTTCACAATCAATTTTCACAATTCAATAAGGTCTTGgaaatatatctatatttgCTTCATGACGAACGATTGATCGTCAACACGTGACCTGCATGCACTTTCCGATACAGGACAGGGATTCTTGGTGGTAAGTATACTCTCAAACGGAAATACTTTTCTATCTTTACCAGTTGGGCAAACCAGCTGCTGCTGTACCAGATGCTGATGTGGATGACGGCAAGGCAACAAAAGGTTCAGTGTGAGTAGCTGAAGCGATGCCCGGGCTTGAATAGTTACTGGCAACCCTTGCCTTTCCTTCCGCGATGTCGAGGTCAAGTAATGTTCGTCTAAAAAACTCCAAGCTGGCTACTGGCTGGTAGTAGGGTACTTCATGTCCTTTTTGTAAGAGTCAGTGCGTGAATCAAATGTTGATCATGTATAAGTGTAGGGAGGTATGACACACCTGCTTCGTAGATCCTCAAGAAACTGAAGTTTCCATACTGTCTCACTTCTCCATACTCTGTTCCATCGACGATGAAAGGAGCATATCCTGCTGCCGCAAACTCAGCGCTGTGGGTGTAGTTTGCGGCTAAGGAAATGGCTTCTCCTCCGAACCACTAATTGGGTGTGTTAGTTTGGATTCTTAATTGTTGACGAATTAATTGTTTGGGGATAAACTTGCATTACAAATGTAATCTGCATCGCCGTAAAATAAAGATACTCGCACGTCATTTGCGAGCAAGTATTCTAGATCTTCCAAGAAAGAGGGATAGACAAAATCTCCAGTCTGTTGGAACGCGTAGTAAACCTCCGCACTGGAATCCTCAGTGTAATTTAAATTTACCCCCAAAGCATTCTGTGTAGAGGCCAAGTTGAGGTAATCAATAAAGTACGTTGGTGGAGTTGGATCATCTGAAAATGGAGTTAGCTCAATTTTATACCAATGTCATTTTTGAATCGCATGAAAAAGAAACTGGGGAGTGTGTGAAAGTGAGCCAACGAACCATATGGATGTCTGATGTCATAGGCTCCCCGCTCTCCATATGTATAGAAGACCCCTTCCACTGTGTCTCTGCAGATGTTCTCGGCTTCAGTACAAATTGCTTGCTCCACCGCCGTTGTCAAATTTGTTGCTCTGCAAAAGCCGATCTGGTCAAGGCAGCCATTGCCCATATTTAAAGCAAACTTTGCAAAGTTGTAGACTATTGAAATCAGTACAGACAGCGAAAGTTTCATGGCGGATCAAATACCTGTGTCATTATATGCCTTGATACCATATGTGTTGTTCACCGCAAATTCGGGATAACTATCGATTACATGATTAGTAGATCTTCGATACATGCACAAACATTAGTGACTTGACTTACAAGGGTGCTTGAATATATTCGTCGATGATTCCATTACCAACACCAAGGGTGTTAAAGTCTAGGTGAATACCTGCAATAGTGCCGTTTGCAATTTCCTGGTTTCTGTCGTAGAAGTACTTGTAAAAAGCTGGGCCATAGTGACCCCCATAACTTTCTGTCCATAGATTGAACTCCTTCTTCGTGGTGAGGTTGACAGCTGGGTCGAGTTGGGGCAAACCGCCAAGAAACCCTTGCCTGTGAAAACATTAGGACGATGAAAATCTTGAAGCTGTTATAGCAGGTTGAAAATAACAGAGATGAGAGACCCAAGAGATTGAAGCATAAGTAGACTGTTCCTGTACATTAAGCGAAGAAAATGAGTTTCTTACAGAACGTGCCAAGCAGCCACAGCCGCCAGATCTGTCGTGTCGAGGGCTGTCGCATTGGTAATAGGATATCTCCCTTGTACTCCAGCAAAAGAAGCATTTTCATAAGCACCGGTGACTGTTACTGAAGTTAGTACATCTTCATAAATGATGTGCCGAGCTACTTGCATGGATTCAAACTTCCTTCGCCTTCAGAACCATATGAAAAGCCAACACCCAGAGGTTGAGAAAGGAACAACAAGTTTGAATGCTCGCTAAACGAATAAGGGTTCAACTGAGTAGTGAGGTTTGCTGTAACATTACAAGGCCCCAATTCTGGAAACGTCAGCTAGCATCCGATGGGGGTC is part of the Botrytis cinerea B05.10 chromosome 1, complete sequence genome and harbors:
- the Bchox7 gene encoding Bchox7, with protein sequence MDDATLPPMPPPRSPSPTLPEHIPQPNSGSDPRSLPEVEKEHPNYSDNNEELESANSSHDVAAFVPLKEEAPDTEGKLEGGKQKRKRTSPEDQAFLEAQYKENPKPNKAARAEIVKSVRLNEKEVQIWFQNRRQINRRKSRPLLPHEIAAFGLGLNPLSSDPASIVNYSSSQETDEQAESFLPNEALRPLDNEDESRISHDVELSAPETTSKIKSLEKVAEGTQKLPVKTEHNPLVSETPSKETRSQSISDALSQSFSATPGYLANRWNNVNPFSTPVAAHSIMFTTPTISRPIFPSSCPERITTDTTPAATSRVRLSTGLDGRAELVEGEITPPRSHAERPTSSLSSVIPLKRMRSLYRSHSALPLGSSSFNGPFTPRLLSGRSRDARTWEFCAEGEPRDELTTQAENESSGSAIAAISLIRSTSSSALKPNPNKRNTPSRPNLQGKRPKMGRASSSVARMQSGIKKSRQSVNDKDQLMRSPSGDSDKENWVPSQTGVNPRRRPAHIPKESDKEPKGILQDNPSIPTHADFGVDGNKRRKSTHSEPQVFEDGETSAKNTKAPDDDVQHFMQAPVSPSKKDDVDCIQGLLSLSQGNWR